AGAAGGCTGTGTGAAAACCGAAGAGGAAGCACGTCACAGGAAATGGCCAAGGAGGATAAGTTAGCAGCGAACTTGTCAGGCACTGCCAGTAGTTCCTCTCTGCAGAGAcccaaaaaaagcacagaaaccGCATTGATCCCTGAACAAGAGCCAATGGAAATTGATTCTGAGGCAGCTGTTGAAAATGTGTCTGAACTTTCTAAAACCGAGGACCTCAGTAGTAATAGTTCTCAGCAAGACACTGACTTTGAAAATGTTACAAAACATAAAGCTGCTGCTGGAGTTTTAAAAGATGAGTTAAGAACTTCTATGGTCGATTCAAAACCAGCAGCAGCTGTGACCTGTAAATCAGGGCGTGGACTAACAATAACGAGCAATTCTGAAAAGCATGCTGACCATAAAAGCACCTTGACCAAGAAAGTGCATAGCCAAAGTACTACATCAAAAGCAACTCCTAGGGAGAGGGAGCCAGTTCAGCGAGGAGCCCAGGAAATAAGTGTAGACTCTGAAGTGAGTCGGAAAGTGCTTTCTAGGGCCCTATCAGAAAATGAGAAGGGACAGAAGAATTTGAAAGGCGTGTCCAAAACCACTGAAGAATGTGGCACGCACAGAAACGCTTCTCTTGAATTCTCTACAGACTCAGACCTCTTGTCATCCTTAGGCTCTGTGAGTGTTGTTCCTCAGAAAGAATCTCGTGATTCAAGTACAATTACTGTAGTTGACAGAGAAGCCATTTCAGAAGGTGGCAAAGCCAGTACCTCCCTTGTAAATCATTCTGATATTCCTAACCAAAATTTGGCTGTTAAGAAGTCAGAAATCCTTAAGACAAATGGCAGCAAAGAAGGTAATGATGGCTTCACAGTAGATATACTAGGAAAAGCAAATGGCAGTGGCAAAAGGCACCTTTCTGAAGATAGCCAGGCCATGTTGCTATGCAGTAAAGAAGGCAAAGTAAGCATACCTCTTGCTGGCAAGCCAAGTGGCGTGATTGGGGAAAATAAGAGCATTAGCAAACAAAGGAGCCTGATGGGCACAGCCAAGAAAGAGAGTGATCTGCATGTAGATCCTGATGTAAAGCAAGACAGTGCAGCAGGCGAGCATGTCGTAGACCTGACTACAAGAAAGGAGGCTGAAACAATCAGACGTAAGCATAATAAAGATCCAGATGAGAGTAAAAAAATACCAACGGATATTGAAAGGAAGACTGAAAACAGTGAAGTAGACACCAGTGCTAGGCGTGATTCTGCCCCTGTGCCACAGCAAAGGCATGGGAAAATGGAGAGGGGGGCAGCTGGATCTGGTAGACGAGACAAATCCTTTATTGCTACTAGTACTGAAGGGACGGACAAAGGCATCATGTTAAACACAATCAAGGCTGGAGATGCCACTACCACCTCatcagaaacaggagagaaggggGTGGCCTTACCTTGCACCAGTATTGAGGCAGACGAAGGCTTCATTATGGGTGCATGCCCTAGAAACAATCCCCTCCAGGTTGGGGCAGAAGCCAGTGAATGCACTGTTTTTGCTGCAGCTGAAGAGGGAAAAGGTGTTGTCACAGAAGGATTTGCTGAAAGTGAGATTTTGCTTACAAGCtccaaggaaggagaaagtggagAATGTACTGCGGCTGAGTCAGAAGACAGAGCAGCAGGTCCCTTGACTGCTCATACAGTTCAAGCTGAAACCAATGTGAACAGTATTACAACAGAGGAGAAAGATGATGCAGTAACCAGTGCAGGCTCTGAGGAAAAGTGTGGTGGTTCTTCATGTGCAGTCGAGGGGACGGCTACTTTTATTGGTGAAGTTGAAAGTGATGGAGCCGTTACAAGTGCTGGAACAGAAATAAGAGCAGGATCTGTGAGCAGTGAAGATGTTGATGGGTCCCAAGAAAATAGGATACAAGTTGGTcctaaaaaagaaacagaaggcacTGTGACATGTACTGGAGCCAAAGGAAGAAGTGACAGCTTTGTGTTCTGCTTGGTAACTGGAGTAGGAACCCAGGAACAGCGTGTAGTTAGAGGTGCAGATGTGGTCCAAGAAAATGATGATAAATCCCTAGAGGCAAGCGCTAACCAAGAAGGAGATGGTTCTGGAACTGATGGTACAGAAGGTGAGAGTGCAGTCACCAGCACAGGCATTACtgaagaggatggggaggcaTCAGCAAATTGCACAGGCTCAGAAGACAACACAGAAGGGTGTGCCATTAGttctgaaacagaagaaaatgcagaGAGTGCCATGGACAGCACAGAAGCCAAAGACATGACTAATACACCTTTGGTGGCTGCTGGTCCCTGTGATGATGAAGGCATTGTGACCAGCACAGGTGcaaaagaagaagatgaggaggacgAAGGTGTCGTGACTAGTActggaagaggaaatgaaacTGGACATGCTTCAGCATGCACAGGGATAGAAGAAAGTGAGGGAATGTTGGTTTGTGAGAGTGGAGAGGGGGGTGGTCCGATTGGCCCTACTATGGACCACGTGGATGCTGAGGCTGGGGCAGCAGCTATGAATACAAATGATAGTAATGTTGATAGTATGAGTGGTGCTGAGAAGGAAGTCAAAGACACTGACATCTGCTCCAGTGCCAAAGGGATTGTGGAAAGCAGTGTAACCAGTGCCTTTGCAGGAAACAGTGACAGGCCGCCAGTTCTAGAGGGTAGTGAGAATCCTATGGCTAGTGCAACTTCTCACCACAGTGATAGTCAGCTTACCAGGAAAGAAACAGTAGAAGATACAACTATTTCCACTGGCTTGGTGAGGGGCAGTGATGATGTTCTTCTGTCTGGTGCAGTTCCAGAATATGAAGTTGGCCACATGTCACCCAGGGAAAATGAAGAGTGTGATGGCCTTATGGCTTCTACAGCCAGTTGTGATGTTTCCAACAAGGACAGCTTAGCTGGGAGTAAAAGTCAGGGCAATGGCTTGGTGATTTCTACCAGTACAAATGATTGCACCCCTCCGGTAAGTGCGGTTATAGATGTGAGAGGAGGGCATTCGTGTACTCTGAGCACTGAAGAAAATAGGAATGATgctagagtacacatggaaggattTGAGGCTCCTATGCCCAGCGCAATTTCAGATGAGAAGAGCCAGCTCACTGCTAGCAGAAGTGAAGAAAAGGACGAGTGTGCCATGATTTCCACGAGCATAGGGGAAGAATTCGAAGTTCCCATTTCTAGCGCTGTTACCATCACATGTGCTGAAAGGCAGCAGCCAGTTGCAGCAGTTGAGGAAAGCACTACAGGTCCAGCCTTGGTAAGCACTGAGGACTTTGAGATACCTATGCCCAGTGCTCCCACTGAAGCTGAAAGTCCCCTCGCTTCAACCagcaaggaagagaaggatgaatgTGCTCTCATTTCAACCAGCATAGCAGAAGAGTGTgaagcctctgcctctggtgtAAGTAGAAATGCACCATCTGACGGGAATGCAGTCATCTCAACAAGTTCAGTGGAAGACTGTGAAGGCTCTGTGTCCAGTGCTGTCCCTCAGGAGTCCGTCCGTCCCTCAGTTGTACCAGTAGAGGAGACAGGTGACACTGCCATGATTTCTACAAGCACCTCTGAAGGACGTGAAGCAGTCATGGTTGGTACTATCCCTACAGATGAAGACCAGGCCAGCACTGTGAGAGGGGAAGATTTGAGTGATGCTGCCATTATTTCCACCAGCACAGCAGAGTGCGTGCTGACATGCACTAGCCTAAGCAGACATGAAGAGAGTCAGCAGGCCTCTACACACAGCCCAAGAGGGAATGGTGGACGCTTACTTACAAAGCAAAGTAAGTGTGAACTACCCATGCCCAGCCTCATGACTGAGAGTAATTGTAAGTGCCCTGGGCCATTCACGACGGGCAAAGGAGTAGGGCCTTTAATGGCAGTAAGCACCAGGGGGGAGCATGACAGACTGCCAGTCTGTGAACCCTCAGCAGGACAAAGCCAGCCAGGCACTGCTTTGTGcataggagaggaagaaagtcaTGGCATGGACTGCCCTGGTCAAGACCTCAATGCCAAAGAAAGGAATACATTGCTGAGCTGTGTTCAGAGGGAGAGCAAAAGTGTAGAGGCAGAGGCCGCAGGGGAAAGTAGCACAGTCAGTGGTATAGTGAGAAAGGACTCAGAGAGGAATGCAAACTCACTGTCTGAGACAAACTGTCTGAGACGACCAGAACAGAAGTCTGCTGAGGACTCCTCTGGCAGTATTCACTGTCTGGCAGCAGTAAATACTGGTGCTAAAACTGATAGCATGCTGCCCATCACAGATGCTGCATCGGAATGTCCTTCTGACCAGCAGGAACCTGAGAACAACTTGAAAGCTACCACCAAATGTATTACGGGTCAAGAGTCAAAAATGCCTTCATCCCACACAGCAGCCCTTCCATCTGTCTGCCGTGTAGCTCCATCTGCTCCAAAACGGGAGGGGGGCCTGCCTGCAAAAAGTGACCACAGTGGCACATGGACTAGTGAAGGGTCTGCTGAGAAAATGGGACATGTTGCTGGTGCAAGGCAGTCATACCACAGGGAAGGAAACCTTGATGTCACTATTCCTCCTGAGGATAATGGGTGTGGCATAGGTGAGAGTCTATTTATAATTGTTTATTCTAACAGGTGACTTGAGAGCAAATCCTGTGTCTTAAACATTAAAACTAGACCCATTGCTCCTGGGTCAgtagagaagaggcaggaggctaAGGGGAGGCACCTAAACATGTTGGTTTTCATGAGTGGCAAGTTTCTGAGCTTCATCCGTCCATCTTCAGATTTAGTTGGTTAGTTGAGGATTGAACCCAAACCTCTCACATACTGTACAGCTGAGCTACGTACATTTCTAGCTCCTATTTTTATGAACTGAGTTGGCGATTCAAGTAAGATGCATTAATTTCCAGTTTAGAGCATTTGGAAGGGGCAGGGGAGACACATGCTCCTTCTTCAAATGTCCTGTTCTTGTGGAAATCAGTACTGTCTTTCAGAGGTGTAGTGCAGTTATTACACTGTCTGGTTTCGGGTGGTGTGTACAGTTACTACTATGCTAGGCTAGGGGTGCAGATAATCAATGAGGGGAAGACAGCTATGAATTCTGCCACAGTGATTCAAATATGACAAGAGTTTAGGGTGAAGTGAAGAACAGCATATTCTACAAACTCAGTTTCTGACTTAGAATTGAAGGAGCCAGTAGACTTTGATTCATCTCTATTTTAGCTTTATAAACTATGGCATCCTTAACATTTAAAGAGGAACCAACTTTACTTCAGAAAGCTGCGGCTAGTAGATTTAGCCCTGTTAAACAGCATTAACAAATGCCCTAAGGAGTCTTCTCCATGGAAAaacacaccaattggttgtctAGCACTAAATAGCCCAGaaaatacacataatacatactgAGCAGGTCATGTTTacgggtgtatgtgtgtgtgtgtgtgtgtgtgtgtgtgtacccacaggCGGGTCGccactaactccagttccagaggatctgacatccttGCAGAGatgtatatgcaggcagaacaatgtatatagatataaataaatattttaaagcaaaaaattaggaagaaaagTATTCTAAAGGTTGAAATGAATAACTTTTACCATTATTACACTTAGCCTAGAATGAATTGAATACTCCAATGATTTATGTGAGTCAGTTATACTACATTCGTTTATTACTCTGTCCCCTGAAGAGCAAATAGAGGCCTTTTAACAAGAAAAACCACAGGATCTTGAGGAAATGAAGGCTCTTGCTTTTCTTTATCAGCTTCTGTGTAAGACAGGTGAGGGAAATAAGCCACAGCTACAAAGTGGTAAAATTGCTACCTGACAAGATCCCattgtctctgcatctgcctggCAGGTTTTAATTCTGTGTTCAGTTTCACTGTGTCAAAAGCAAAGTGAGTCTACCATACATCACCTTTTTGGTCAGGTATTTATAAATCTCAAGGTTCAGAATGTTGCTTATATATTTTTAGAGACATTTAATGGAACTGACTATAGAACGATACTAGGAAGTAAGATAAAtccacaaataatatattttatctctttttctggGCAGCTTACCTTTTTATGCAAACACGAAGGAATTCCATTCCCCACAGATGAGCAAATGGCCACTGCCTTTTTCCAGCCCCTTTCCCCCACAGTGTACTTCTTTTTGCTGCATTTTTGCTCACAGTGAAGTAAGTCAGCAGGCCCAGGTGGCTCTGACTACCAGATAACATGCCGTTTCTTTTCTGTGTGAGATGTATTTTTgcattcaatttttttaaattatgttaattCTTTGAGTTTCATTAGGCAATGAAGAGTCACCACCAAAGGGTATAGAAGGATCGGAACTGTCGGCCAACTTAACAACTGAGGTAAGACCAGACACGTGGTGTTTTCACTGTGTGGGGTGAAAAGCTAAGAACTTAGGAATCTTAGTGAAAAATACTGTTGTCACTTCCATCTCCTCAAGGCAGACATGGAGCCTCCTTCAGTTTCTCTGTCACCCATGTTTAATTTGCTGTCAACAAAACATGAGTCCATGACTTTCTGTTCCCATAGCTACCACCCACGCCTCAGTGACGTTTGTGGCTTCCCATTAGACCTGGACTTCTGCTATCACCCTTCCTATGGTTTATGTTACCATGCCCAGTGTCTTTAAACATAGAAATTGGGTCTTGTCATAGGTCTGCTTAACTTTTCCATGGTTTTatggtttgaataaaattgtTGTTAATTTCGACAGATCTGTACTATACACAGTGTAGACTCTTGGTTCCTGTTTCTAGACTGACTCCTCAGTCCTGCCAACAGTGGAGGAGCTGGCAGTGAATGGGGGTTACTAACAATGCAAAGGGAGCTTACCCCAAGAGAGCATTAAACAGGCAGCAAGGAGAGTTTGCAAAATGACATTGGTGCAGAATCCTAAAGTAGAGTTGAAgttattgaaagaaaagaaaacctaggcagaaagagaaaggatgaaAGCTATTGTGGTGCTCCAAGCTCCCACTGTAAAACTGCATTCTGGCTAAGGAGTGGCCTAATCAGGGAGGAGCACATGTATTGTGCTACGCTAGAGAGTTTCAACCTTTCGCAGTAAGAGAAGCATTGCTGGGTGGAATATGAGGTTGGActgatttttcctgttttgtttttaaatgttgacATGTTCATTCTTCAGTTCAtgggaaacatttttaaattccttcTGGATGCTGAGGGAGGAGGTCTTTAATTCACCACAGTTGACAGCTAGCCTCATCTCGCTTATTTTTGTGGTGCTTTGGATTTTCatagatatctgtgagttcagaggAAGATACAAATCATGGAGTTGTAGCAGCACCCGAGAACCCGTGTGTTGGAAGGCCGAGTGGGGCAGGTAGGCTGCCTCTAGCAGTCATTCACACTGTCTGTTGTTCacactgtctgtctctgcattGAATTTTATCTTTCATTGCAGCTTAAAGGTGGTTGATAGTTTAGAGAAAACACTGACAGACTATGAATTTgcctcttactttttaaaatagttcagagaaaatacatttttctatttttttgttgttaaagatttatttaaaattttgtttatttgcgtgggtgggtgggtatgcaCATGAGCGTTTGCAGGTgacctgggaagccagagctgTCAGATGTCCTGCATCTGGAGTTAGAAGCAGTTGTGAGTCACTTTGTATGTGCACTGGGAGCTGAACTttgatcttctgcaagagcagcacaccCTCATAACTGCTGAACGCTCTCCCTTGAGCCCCGTATTCTTTCATTTTGTACataccccctttcccctcctgttTTACATAGGGTTATTGTTTAAATCTGACATCTCCAAATAGTCATGGTAAAAGGAAAACTGTCTAGGTTTCATTCCCTGTGTGCTTCTTCCTGCCCTTGCTGCCCTCCCAGGGCTCCTGCAGCCTGTTTGCAACAACCAGCCGTGTGCCCCAAGCCCTCGCATGCTGGCTTCGGCCCTAGTAACAGTATGGAACCACTCTGAGCTTGCCTTACCTTTTCCATCTACAGCATTCTCTGTTGTCAGCCATAAAGCTTTAAAGAGAAGTCTCGGAATTAGAAAGGATTAGGGCAATAGCTTTCAAATGTTTTAGTTTCAAGACAGTTATGAAGGACTCCAGGGTCAAAATATTGTCAGTTTGAAGAGTTTGAATGTAGAATGTCTCCACAGACTTACAAACTTGAGCATTTGGTCTCTAGATGGTAGTGCTGTTTGGAAAGGTTAGAGAGCCTGTAGGAGGCggagcctcactggaggaaagggtttagatAGCCTAGCTGttcttcattctctgcttcctgactgtggaagcAGTGTGCCCACCGCTTTGTGTTCTGCcatcatgccttccctgccacagtggactgtgcacctctggaattgtaagccagaGTACAGTTTCTAACTTCTGTCAGCATGCTTCATCCCAAAAGTGAGAACGTAACTAAAACATACATTAAGACTACTAAAATGTTATCTGCTTTATGAGTTCATGACTGTGTTAGGGAGTTTTCAATTGACCCTGCATCTGCCATGTTCGCAGTTAACTAAAAGGGTCCCAAACTCCAATATGGCTGAAAGTATAATTCAATTCAGCAGTAAGTatggcacttgcctagcatgtgggaAGCTCTTGGTTTCAGTCACCAACACCACCGCCAGCAAAAAAATCTCCAGACAAAATTCACTATACATCTATGCTATACTTTGTTCTTATatcatggtttttaaaaagaaaggaagaaaagaaaagaatgaaaagagcaTCCGAGGAGGtgaaagcagaaaggaggaaCTCCTTCGGGCCCCGCCTGTCTAAGAGCCATTAGGATAAGGAAGCAAGAATGAGAAAAAGTATAGCAATGGGAAACTATTTTCTTCTCAGCCATACATTAAGAAGAAAAGGACTGCTCTGTCAGGGTATAGCTCAATGGTCAATTGTGCCATATCATATAGaaggccctaagttcaatctTCAGTCCCGTAGTGGGAGAAGTTACTAGAAACTTTTGAGGttttaactctttcctctctcccttgctccctgTCCCCCTCACCCCCTTTCTCCAATGTTAAATATCATACAAGAAGTGGTACAGCCAACAACATGAAACCCTCCAAAGACTACCTGAAAGGAAATGTGTAGCTCCCAGAGATGAGATGCGGCAAGGCATGATCAAGGAGCATCTGATGCAGACACAGCCAGTAAAACCTGGATCTCAGCTCTTCCACTCATCCTCCTATAGATCCGATTCCTCAAGCATAATcttgagaaaaatgcctttgTACATTTGTAACTTGTTCAGAAGCCTGAGGAGTATATTAAACCAAATGCTCTATTTCTGGTATTGAATAGTGTTGCATACCAGAGTCTGGGTTCCTGCAGAAGATGCTAGGATGGCAGTCATAATATCTGCTGTAGATAGCACTTCTAAATTATTTCTCCAACAAAACATTATACTAGGTGCTATGAGAACCAACATATATGCCATGAGTAAGGTGCAGGAAAAGCAGATCATTCAGATTCAAAGAATACTACATATAAATCCAAATTATGACTGCTATCTGGGACGTTGGCAGAAGGGGCATAACTGAGGGCCTTTCTGGACAAACACATCTGAAATGACCTCAGGAGCCTTCTACACAGAAATTCACAGTCCTCAAGACTACACAAAGATGCCAAGTCACTCATTCCGGAGTTAAATAATC
The sequence above is a segment of the Rattus rattus isolate New Zealand chromosome 11, Rrattus_CSIRO_v1, whole genome shotgun sequence genome. Coding sequences within it:
- the Bod1l1 gene encoding biorientation of chromosomes in cell division protein 1-like 1 isoform X4; translated protein: MATNPQPQPPPPAPPPPPPQPQPPPPPPGPGAGPGASGPGGAGAGSGDPQLVAMIVNHLKSQGLFDQFRRDCLADVDTKPAYQNLRQRVDNFVANHLATHTWSPHLNKNQLRNNIRQQVLKSGMLESGIDRIISQVVDPKINHTFRPQVEKAVHEFLATLNHKEETAGSTAPDDEKLESSVITQGAPAPGPSANVASDAMSILETITSLNQEANAAARASTEMSNAKASERISRKLSSQPSTDISTDKERGSEDGAEREKVTPDSGGEGLETAPKSEEPNDLPCPVEETKNHTKENSLLFLSKDAQQESSDPKIKSTDKGEKKPDGNEKGERKKEKKEKTDKKIDHSKRNEDTQKVKDERQAKDREAESTKLPSEKSSSRARAAEGTKEDCSLVDSDVDGLTDITVSSVHTSDLSSFEEDTEEEVVMSESMEEGEITSEDEEKNKQNKTKAQTSDSTDGKARSVRHAYVHKPYLYSKYYSDSDDELTVEQRRQSIAKEKEERLLRRRINREKLEEKRKQKAEKTKSSKVKSQGKSSVDLEDSSTKTLEPKAPRIKEVLKERKVLEKKVALSKRRRKDSRNADESSKKKPQAEEESKEALKTSEHCEKEKASSKDLKHTHGKGEPNRPARRLSESLHSVDDNKTESKVEREYKRRTSTPVVVEGAQEETDTRDGKKQPDRSEINVEETQKQKSTLKNEKYQKKDDPETHGKGLPKKEAKSAKERPEKEKAQSEEKSSSKHKHKSDSVHKMGEETEPHSSEKSEAEEGVRKQSQQTKLSSDDKTERKSKHRNERKLSVLGRDGKPVSEYTIKTDEHARKDNKKDKHLSSEKTKAEHKSRRSSDSKLQKDVLSSKQHSVTLQRRSESCSEDKCETDSTNADSSSKPEELLHKERRRTKSLLEEKLVLKSKSKGQGKQIKVAETESQEGVTKQVTTPKPDKEKNTDDNDTERQRKSKLEDRTCEEAVAEPALESAMPSAHSSQKDSGHRAKVASVKEKHKTDKDSTSSKLERRISDGHRSRSLKHSNKDVKRKEENKPDDKNGKEVDSSHEKGRGNGPVTEKKLSRRLCENRRGSTSQEMAKEDKLAANLSGTASSSSLQRPKKSTETALIPEQEPMEIDSEAAVENVSELSKTEDLSSNSSQQDTDFENVTKHKAAAGVLKDELRTSMVDSKPAAAVTCKSGRGLTITSNSEKHADHKSTLTKKVHSQSTTSKATPREREPVQRGAQEISVDSEVSRKVLSRALSENEKGQKNLKGVSKTTEECGTHRNASLEFSTDSDLLSSLGSVSVVPQKESRDSSTITVVDREAISEGGKASTSLVNHSDIPNQNLAVKKSEILKTNGSKEGNDGFTVDILGKANGSGKRHLSEDSQAMLLCSKEGKVSIPLAGKPSGVIGENKSISKQRSLMGTAKKESDLHVDPDVKQDSAAGEHVVDLTTRKEAETIRRKHNKDPDESKKIPTDIERKTENSEVDTSARRDSAPVPQQRHGKMERGAAGSGRRDKSFIATSTEGTDKGIMLNTIKAGDATTTSSETGEKGVALPCTSIEADEGFIMGACPRNNPLQVGAEASECTVFAAAEEGKGVVTEGFAESEILLTSSKEGESGECTAAESEDRAAGPLTAHTVQAETNVNSITTEEKDDAVTSAGSEEKCGGSSCAVEGTATFIGEVESDGAVTSAGTEIRAGSVSSEDVDGSQENRIQVGPKKETEGTVTCTGAKGRSDSFVFCLVTGVGTQEQRVVRGADVVQENDDKSLEASANQEGDGSGTDGTEGESAVTSTGITEEDGEASANCTGSEDNTEGCAISSETEENAESAMDSTEAKDMTNTPLVAAGPCDDEGIVTSTGAKEEDEEDEGVVTSTGRGNETGHASACTGIEESEGMLVCESGEGGGPIGPTMDHVDAEAGAAAMNTNDSNVDSMSGAEKEVKDTDICSSAKGIVESSVTSAFAGNSDRPPVLEGSENPMASATSHHSDSQLTRKETVEDTTISTGLVRGSDDVLLSGAVPEYEVGHMSPRENEECDGLMASTASCDVSNKDSLAGSKSQGNGLVISTSTNDCTPPVSAVIDVRGGHSCTLSTEENRNDARVHMEGFEAPMPSAISDEKSQLTASRSEEKDECAMISTSIGEEFEVPISSAVTITCAERQQPVAAVEESTTGPALVSTEDFEIPMPSAPTEAESPLASTSKEEKDECALISTSIAEECEASASGVSRNAPSDGNAVISTSSVEDCEGSVSSAVPQESVRPSVVPVEETGDTAMISTSTSEGREAVMVGTIPTDEDQASTVRGEDLSDAAIISTSTAECVLTCTSLSRHEESQQASTHSPRGNGGRLLTKQSKCELPMPSLMTESNCKCPGPFTTGKGVGPLMAVSTRGEHDRLPVCEPSAGQSQPGTALCIGEEESHGMDCPGQDLNAKERNTLLSCVQRESKSVEAEAAGESSTVSGIVRKDSERNANSLSETNCLRRPEQKSAEDSSGSIHCLAAVNTGAKTDSMLPITDAASECPSDQQEPENNLKATTKCITGQESKMPSSHTAALPSVCRVAPSAPKREGGLPAKSDHSGTWTSEGSAEKMGHVAGARQSYHREGNLDVTIPPEDNGCGIGNEESPPKGIEGSELSANLTTEISVSSEEDTNHGVVAAPENPCVGRPSGAAELQMEALLMSESLNVENSESRINEEIHYDSRNKEEISCGRKDSTEALSGCSAEADPEEVEEEERHIFKRNRKQDYSSSEEELDDSPDVLDSRIQTAQRQYSETEPHDTKEENSGDLEEFSTLNSKANSSPALEDRDDFSSSEGTGEKIEPNEDDGSVKSQEDDQPIIIKRKRGRPRKYPAETAFKSKEDSKTETDITTVEQSPPGDKMKVSQADEFNKETTDLQEKSTSNDDSEEKTGSVRRRGRKPKRSLTSSDDAESSEPERKRQKSFSETSEDKKDQDSDEEEEEEDEDEPLGATTRSATRSEAQRSKAQLSPSVKRKRELSPPGARTRGQQKVDETPLKKAKR